One genomic window of Corythoichthys intestinalis isolate RoL2023-P3 chromosome 18, ASM3026506v1, whole genome shotgun sequence includes the following:
- the plp1b gene encoding proteolipid protein 1b isoform X2: MGCYDCCIRCLGAVPYPSLVATLLCYAGMALFCGCGHEALTQTEVLIETYFTRNEQDYEVVASFVQYFQYVIYGLASFFFLYGILLLAEGFYTTSAVKQTFGEFRSTHCGRCLSLTFIIVTYILAFIWLAVFAFTAIPVYFLFNMEQTCHDVNILAESTPSINQHSWICMDARQYGLLPWHATPGKSCGMTLASICKTSEFHLTYDLYIATFAGAGITLLALILFLVATTYNYAVLRFLGRKGVR, from the exons ATGG GTTGTTATGATTGCTGTATCCGGTGCTTGGGGGCAGTGCCCTACCCATCTCTGGTGGCCACCTTGCTGTGCTATGCCGGCATGGCTCTGTTTTGTGGCTGCGGGCACGAAGCTTTAACCCAGACCGAAGTCCTGATCGAGACTTACTTCACCCGCAATGAGCAGGACTACGAGGTCGTGGCTTCTTT CGTCCAGTACTTCCAGTACGTCATTTACGGCCTGGCCTCATTTTTCTTCCTCTATGGTATTCTGCTgctggcagaaggcttctacacgaCAAGCGCGGTCAAGCAGACCTTTGGGGAATTTCGAAGCACCCATTGCGGCCGATGCCTCAGCTTAACG TTTATCATCGTGACGTATATCTTGGCCTTCATCTGGCTGGCGGTGTTCGCCTTTACTGCGATTCCCGTCTACTTCTTGTTCAACATGGAGCAGACCTGCCACGACGTCAACATCCTGGCTGAAAGCACCCCCAGCATAAATCAGCACAGCTGGATTTGCATGGACGCCAGGCAATACG GGCTGCTTCCTTGGCATGCAACGCCGGGCAAGTCTTGTGGAATGACCTTGGCATCTATTTGCAAAACGAGCGAA TTTCATCTCACCTATGACCTGTATATTGCCACATTTGCTGGTGCTGGAATCACTCTCCTAGCATTG ATCCTGTTCTTGGTCGCAACCACCTACAACTACGCAGTTTTGCGGTTCCTAGGCAGGAAAGGTGTGCGCTAA
- the plp1b gene encoding proteolipid protein 1b isoform X1 codes for MFPVRQPWLCKALGCYDCCIRCLGAVPYPSLVATLLCYAGMALFCGCGHEALTQTEVLIETYFTRNEQDYEVVASFVQYFQYVIYGLASFFFLYGILLLAEGFYTTSAVKQTFGEFRSTHCGRCLSLTFIIVTYILAFIWLAVFAFTAIPVYFLFNMEQTCHDVNILAESTPSINQHSWICMDARQYGLLPWHATPGKSCGMTLASICKTSEFHLTYDLYIATFAGAGITLLALILFLVATTYNYAVLRFLGRKGVR; via the exons ATGTTTCCGGTCAGACAGCCTTGGCTTTGCAAAGCCTTAG GTTGTTATGATTGCTGTATCCGGTGCTTGGGGGCAGTGCCCTACCCATCTCTGGTGGCCACCTTGCTGTGCTATGCCGGCATGGCTCTGTTTTGTGGCTGCGGGCACGAAGCTTTAACCCAGACCGAAGTCCTGATCGAGACTTACTTCACCCGCAATGAGCAGGACTACGAGGTCGTGGCTTCTTT CGTCCAGTACTTCCAGTACGTCATTTACGGCCTGGCCTCATTTTTCTTCCTCTATGGTATTCTGCTgctggcagaaggcttctacacgaCAAGCGCGGTCAAGCAGACCTTTGGGGAATTTCGAAGCACCCATTGCGGCCGATGCCTCAGCTTAACG TTTATCATCGTGACGTATATCTTGGCCTTCATCTGGCTGGCGGTGTTCGCCTTTACTGCGATTCCCGTCTACTTCTTGTTCAACATGGAGCAGACCTGCCACGACGTCAACATCCTGGCTGAAAGCACCCCCAGCATAAATCAGCACAGCTGGATTTGCATGGACGCCAGGCAATACG GGCTGCTTCCTTGGCATGCAACGCCGGGCAAGTCTTGTGGAATGACCTTGGCATCTATTTGCAAAACGAGCGAA TTTCATCTCACCTATGACCTGTATATTGCCACATTTGCTGGTGCTGGAATCACTCTCCTAGCATTG ATCCTGTTCTTGGTCGCAACCACCTACAACTACGCAGTTTTGCGGTTCCTAGGCAGGAAAGGTGTGCGCTAA